A portion of the Adhaeribacter radiodurans genome contains these proteins:
- a CDS encoding T9SS type A sorting domain-containing protein — translation MKPHLSFSRLVLSNQVNTLRWRLLSILLLLLYLNLSPVTFAQNIVWDKTLGGDSYDDLVAVQQTRDKGYILGGSSNSGINGDKSQANKGPCYDEYCPTDYWIVKLKANGTKEWDKTFGGDQPDDLVTLLQTSDGGYILGGNSYSGISGDKTETNKGGTDFWIIKLKADSTKQWDKTIGGNEDDNLSSIQQTSDGAYILGGTSRSEKSGDKSAGNYGPWFTSDYWLIKLKADGTIVWDKTFGSMGDDNLRTVQLTKDGGYILGGYSNSGKSGDKTEDNHGKKDDFGVGYYPPDYWVLKLKANGGKEWDKTIGGERNDQLASIQQTFDGSYILGGSSNSDISGDKTQASKGGKDAIGQPTADYWLVKLKANGAKDWDKAFGGNNQDELVSLQLTLDGSLLLGGQSLSGKSGDKTEVRRGGADFWILKLKSDGAKEWDKTIGGNEGENLSSLQQTRDGEYMLGGTSWSGKSGDKSQDRKGSTISTDYWIVKLANDELGMTQKIKFAPILYKTVKDAPFTVSATASSGLPVTFKIVSGPAKIKNNLITITGMGRVKVKASQAGNALYQPAEATQSFLVEAATVVKIQWDKTLGGNQDDNLRSVWQTNDGGFILGGDSESSKSGDKSEANLGAWIVKVNSNGKKEWDKTVLGGGMTVLQPTREGGYILGGRSDNGGNYSLTDYRVIKLNPDGSKAWEKTFGGNKRDELTALQPTRDGGYLLGGYSYSDISGDKTEPNRGGSNENSPVSDFWVVKLDANGNKEWDKTYGGTSYDNLSSMQQTSDGGYILGGSSSSGLSGDKTENNRGSIGYPDYWIVKIKADGSKEWDKTYGGSENDNLSSLQQTSDGGYILGGNSEPSESGDISEASKGFEDYWIVKLNAAGKKEWDKIIGGDSYDYLTSVHQTSDGGFTLSGSSYSGISGDKSQGWRDININSGAGGGDYWVVKLDAAGNKVWDKTIGGDEAERLTCAQLTMDGGYILGGLSLSTRSGDKSENSRGGTDYWIVKLKEEQPYKTTWDLRYGGTDQDNLTSVIKTSDGGYLSGGYTNSSSSGDKSQASQGKNDYWVVKSDKNGKKLWDKRYGGSADDYLNRIIQTQDGGYLLGGSSLSGKSGDKSESNKGERDYWIVKVDAQGKKEWDKTFGGSGPDELIKVAQLATGEYVLGGHSGSPVSGDKSQDSQGKNDYWIIKIGRKGEKLWDKRYGGNQDEVLGSFTDTKDGGFLLGGSSWSGKSGDKGQASKGSSDYWVVKVDKDGNLLWEKTFGGSDRDEVYSVGRSHDSNLFIAGTSSSGKSGDKTQESRGGKDYWLIKLDEKGIKLWDKSFGGNQDDELRASTFTHAGHYILAGTSYSNISGDKTQVSQGTSDYWVVEVAPSGEKIADQRLGGGEQEELRTVFQTYDGGLLLGGHSASGVSGDRTQPSQGSTDYWLVKVAPITSPIVATREAMIIAGPKGEIKVNLLQAYPNPFRNQVKVNFTLPQTQQADVKVYDSQGRETTALFQGEAQANQKYEVEWQSGTKPAGMYLLKLQTPTLRQHQKLLLSR, via the coding sequence ATGAAACCACATTTATCCTTCTCACGTCTAGTCTTATCAAACCAAGTAAACACACTTCGATGGCGCCTTTTAAGTATTCTTCTGCTATTGTTGTACTTAAACTTATCGCCTGTAACCTTCGCCCAAAATATAGTTTGGGATAAAACCTTAGGCGGCGATAGTTATGATGACTTAGTCGCCGTGCAGCAAACCCGAGATAAAGGCTATATTCTGGGAGGAAGTTCTAATTCTGGTATTAACGGGGATAAAAGCCAAGCGAATAAGGGTCCTTGTTACGATGAATACTGCCCTACTGATTACTGGATAGTAAAATTAAAGGCCAATGGCACCAAAGAATGGGATAAAACTTTTGGCGGCGACCAGCCTGACGATTTAGTTACGCTATTGCAGACCAGTGATGGGGGCTACATCCTGGGGGGAAATTCTTATTCAGGAATCAGCGGTGATAAAACAGAAACTAATAAAGGTGGTACCGATTTCTGGATAATAAAGCTAAAAGCCGATAGCACTAAACAATGGGATAAAACAATTGGTGGAAATGAAGATGATAATTTATCATCTATCCAGCAAACCAGTGATGGCGCTTATATTCTGGGAGGCACTTCTAGGTCCGAGAAAAGTGGAGACAAATCTGCCGGTAATTATGGTCCTTGGTTTACCTCTGATTACTGGCTAATTAAGTTAAAGGCCGATGGTACAATAGTATGGGATAAAACTTTTGGTAGCATGGGAGATGATAACCTACGTACGGTTCAACTGACTAAAGATGGGGGCTATATTTTAGGAGGATATTCCAACTCCGGTAAGAGTGGCGATAAAACAGAAGATAATCATGGGAAAAAGGATGACTTTGGTGTTGGTTATTATCCTCCTGATTACTGGGTATTGAAGTTGAAAGCGAATGGCGGTAAAGAATGGGACAAAACGATTGGGGGAGAACGAAACGATCAGCTCGCATCTATCCAACAGACTTTTGATGGCAGCTATATTCTGGGCGGTTCTTCCAACTCCGACATTAGCGGTGACAAAACTCAAGCGAGTAAAGGCGGGAAGGATGCTATAGGGCAACCAACTGCTGATTATTGGCTAGTAAAACTAAAGGCAAACGGTGCTAAAGATTGGGATAAAGCTTTTGGAGGGAACAACCAAGATGAATTAGTTTCTCTGCAATTAACCCTGGATGGAAGCTTGTTATTAGGTGGCCAGTCTTTATCCGGTAAGAGCGGAGATAAAACCGAAGTTAGAAGGGGAGGAGCAGATTTTTGGATATTAAAATTAAAGTCCGATGGTGCCAAAGAATGGGATAAAACTATTGGCGGGAATGAAGGCGAAAATTTATCATCGCTTCAACAAACACGAGATGGGGAATATATGTTAGGAGGAACTTCTTGGTCCGGCAAAAGTGGGGATAAATCCCAAGACAGGAAAGGTTCAACAATCTCTACCGATTATTGGATCGTGAAACTCGCTAATGACGAACTAGGTATGACTCAAAAAATTAAGTTCGCTCCTATTTTATATAAAACAGTAAAAGATGCTCCTTTTACGGTGTCAGCTACTGCTTCTTCGGGCTTACCAGTTACTTTTAAGATTGTATCGGGCCCGGCAAAAATAAAGAACAATCTAATCACCATTACTGGTATGGGAAGGGTTAAGGTAAAAGCTTCTCAGGCAGGTAATGCTTTGTATCAACCCGCAGAAGCTACCCAATCCTTTCTAGTAGAAGCGGCTACCGTTGTCAAAATACAATGGGATAAAACCTTGGGTGGCAACCAAGATGATAATTTACGTTCTGTTTGGCAAACCAATGATGGAGGCTTTATCCTGGGTGGCGATTCAGAGTCGAGCAAAAGTGGAGATAAATCCGAAGCAAATTTAGGAGCCTGGATAGTAAAAGTAAATTCTAATGGTAAAAAGGAATGGGATAAAACTGTTTTAGGAGGTGGTATGACCGTGTTACAACCCACTCGGGAGGGTGGCTATATTCTGGGAGGGAGATCAGACAATGGGGGTAACTATAGTTTAACGGATTACCGGGTGATAAAGCTCAACCCCGATGGTAGTAAAGCTTGGGAAAAAACTTTTGGCGGTAATAAGCGGGATGAATTAACCGCCTTGCAGCCGACCCGTGATGGAGGGTATCTTCTGGGAGGATATTCTTATTCGGATATCAGCGGTGATAAAACGGAGCCTAATAGAGGAGGCAGTAACGAGAATAGTCCGGTTAGTGATTTTTGGGTAGTAAAGTTGGATGCTAATGGTAACAAAGAATGGGATAAAACTTACGGCGGAACTAGTTATGATAATTTAAGTTCCATGCAACAAACTAGCGATGGAGGGTATATCTTAGGAGGAAGTTCTAGCTCTGGTCTAAGTGGCGATAAAACGGAAAATAACAGAGGTTCTATTGGCTATCCAGATTATTGGATAGTTAAAATAAAAGCGGATGGTAGTAAAGAATGGGATAAAACATACGGCGGCAGCGAAAATGATAACTTAAGTTCTCTCCAACAAACCAGCGATGGAGGCTATATTCTGGGAGGTAACTCCGAACCCAGCGAATCAGGGGATATCTCTGAAGCATCAAAAGGATTTGAGGATTATTGGATTGTTAAGCTGAATGCTGCCGGCAAAAAAGAATGGGATAAAATTATTGGGGGAGATAGTTATGATTACTTGACTTCGGTACACCAGACCAGCGACGGAGGATTTACTCTAAGCGGATCTTCGTACTCTGGAATAAGTGGAGATAAATCTCAAGGTTGGCGAGATATAAACATTAACTCCGGCGCAGGAGGTGGCGATTACTGGGTAGTGAAGCTAGATGCTGCTGGCAACAAAGTTTGGGATAAAACTATTGGGGGCGATGAGGCAGAGCGATTAACCTGCGCCCAACTAACGATGGATGGCGGCTACATCCTAGGGGGACTTTCCCTATCTACTCGCAGTGGCGATAAATCGGAAAATAGTAGAGGTGGTACTGATTATTGGATTGTAAAGCTCAAAGAAGAACAGCCTTATAAAACGACTTGGGACCTACGCTATGGCGGTACTGATCAGGATAATCTTACTTCTGTTATTAAAACCAGTGATGGCGGCTACTTATCGGGTGGCTATACCAACTCGAGCAGCAGCGGCGACAAAAGCCAGGCAAGTCAAGGCAAGAACGACTATTGGGTAGTGAAAAGCGATAAGAATGGTAAGAAGTTGTGGGATAAACGTTATGGTGGCTCTGCCGATGATTACCTCAACCGCATTATTCAAACCCAGGACGGCGGTTACCTCTTAGGTGGTTCTTCCCTCTCAGGTAAGAGTGGTGATAAGTCCGAAAGTAATAAAGGCGAACGGGATTATTGGATTGTGAAAGTAGATGCGCAAGGTAAGAAAGAGTGGGACAAAACTTTTGGAGGTAGTGGGCCCGACGAACTAATAAAAGTAGCGCAACTTGCTACGGGCGAGTACGTGCTGGGCGGGCACAGTGGTTCTCCGGTGAGCGGTGATAAAAGCCAAGATAGTCAAGGAAAAAATGATTACTGGATAATTAAGATTGGCCGCAAAGGCGAGAAACTCTGGGATAAACGTTACGGAGGTAATCAGGATGAAGTATTAGGCAGTTTTACCGACACCAAAGACGGAGGCTTTTTGCTAGGCGGTAGTTCCTGGTCAGGCAAAAGCGGCGATAAAGGTCAGGCTAGCAAAGGCAGCAGTGATTACTGGGTAGTTAAAGTAGATAAAGACGGCAATTTACTTTGGGAGAAAACTTTTGGCGGCAGCGATAGGGATGAAGTATATTCCGTAGGCAGAAGTCACGACTCTAACTTATTTATTGCTGGTACGAGTAGCTCAGGTAAAAGCGGCGACAAAACGCAGGAAAGCCGGGGTGGCAAAGATTACTGGTTAATCAAACTGGATGAAAAAGGAATCAAGTTGTGGGACAAGAGCTTTGGCGGCAACCAAGACGATGAATTAAGAGCTAGTACTTTCACCCACGCAGGGCATTATATCTTAGCGGGTACTTCTTACTCCAATATTAGTGGCGACAAAACGCAAGTTAGCCAAGGAACAAGTGATTACTGGGTAGTAGAAGTAGCGCCGAGTGGCGAGAAAATAGCCGATCAACGATTGGGGGGAGGTGAGCAAGAAGAACTTAGAACTGTGTTTCAGACCTATGACGGTGGTTTGCTCTTAGGAGGCCACTCGGCTTCGGGCGTAAGTGGGGATAGAACCCAGCCCAGTCAAGGGAGTACGGATTACTGGCTGGTGAAAGTAGCACCAATAACTAGCCCGATAGTAGCCACAAGAGAAGCTATGATAATAGCCGGGCCAAAGGGAGAAATAAAAGTAAATTTACTCCAAGCTTATCCCAATCCATTTAGAAACCAAGTAAAAGTAAACTTTACCTTACCGCAAACCCAGCAGGCCGATGTGAAAGTATACGATAGTCAAGGCCGGGAAACCACCGCTTTGTTCCAGGGCGAAGCCCAAGCCAATCAGAAATATGAAGTAGAATGGCAATCCGGTACTAAACCCGCTGGCATGTACCTGTTAAAACTACAAACACCTACTCTTCGGCAGCATCAGAAATTGCTTTTAAGCAGGTAA
- a CDS encoding metallophosphoesterase, which yields MVNISLGKMNARFQISLVIFVLFSLSVCAQKKYVAPALSTPGSWSMILVPDPQSYVKFERNQPILELMTSWVKENIDPLNIKLVLCTGDLVEQNEIINPDGTKVNQPSKLQWESVARSFNKLDGHVPFITAAGNHDYGYANISTRNTNFNKYFPIDKNFQTQKLVREVAQNAEKIPTLENAAFDFTSPHGKKFLIITLEFAPRDTILAWAKQVVNQEKYKKHKVIILTHSYLNAKNEHTVKENYAITEGNYGAAIWQKLVQPSKNIQLVLAGHIGAPDDPRAHVAFRTDTNAGGKKVQQMVFNAQAMGGGWYGNGGDGWLRILEFLPDGKTVKVKTFSPFFAISPTTQQFAWRTAPYDEFSFELDGAE from the coding sequence ATGGTAAATATATCTTTAGGAAAGATGAACGCTAGATTTCAGATTAGCCTGGTTATTTTCGTACTGTTTTCCTTATCCGTTTGCGCGCAGAAAAAATACGTAGCTCCGGCCTTAAGCACGCCCGGTTCCTGGTCCATGATTCTGGTTCCGGACCCGCAGTCTTATGTAAAATTTGAACGAAATCAGCCTATCCTGGAATTAATGACTTCCTGGGTAAAGGAAAATATTGACCCGTTAAATATTAAACTGGTACTATGCACCGGGGATTTAGTGGAACAAAACGAAATAATTAATCCGGATGGTACCAAAGTAAACCAACCCAGTAAATTGCAATGGGAATCGGTGGCCCGCTCTTTTAACAAGCTGGATGGGCACGTACCATTTATTACCGCAGCGGGTAATCACGATTATGGCTACGCTAACATTAGCACCCGAAATACTAATTTTAACAAATACTTCCCGATTGATAAAAACTTTCAAACCCAAAAACTGGTGCGGGAAGTGGCACAAAACGCCGAAAAAATTCCTACTCTGGAAAATGCAGCTTTTGATTTTACTTCTCCCCACGGCAAGAAATTTTTAATTATTACTTTAGAATTTGCTCCCCGGGATACTATTCTGGCTTGGGCAAAGCAAGTGGTAAACCAGGAAAAATATAAGAAGCATAAAGTAATTATATTAACCCATTCTTACCTGAACGCTAAGAATGAGCATACAGTAAAAGAAAATTATGCTATAACCGAAGGTAATTATGGAGCCGCTATCTGGCAAAAGCTGGTGCAGCCTTCTAAAAATATTCAATTGGTACTAGCCGGCCACATTGGCGCTCCGGATGACCCTAGGGCACACGTCGCTTTCCGGACAGATACCAATGCCGGTGGAAAAAAGGTGCAGCAAATGGTTTTTAATGCCCAGGCCATGGGCGGTGGTTGGTATGGCAATGGAGGCGATGGCTGGCTGCGTATTCTGGAATTTTTGCCTGATGGTAAAACAGTAAAAGTAAAAACGTTCTCGCCTTTTTTCGCCATTTCGCCTACTACCCAGCAATTTGCCTGGCGAACGGCCCCTTATGATGAATTTTCTTTTGAATTAGATGGAGCAGAATAG
- a CDS encoding glycerophosphodiester phosphodiesterase family protein, which translates to MKIFFGKRYASGLVGAMLFAGMFHQTYAQQKAPLQTLKIKNTRELHDFFKYTGQDVPIISGHRGGTTKGFPENCIATFENTLRHTPAFFEIDPRLTKDSVVVLMHDATLNRTTNGTGKVSDYTWAELKQFKLKDPEGNVTAYGIPTLDEVITWSKGKTIINLDKKDVPLATTMKILKKHNAAAHVMLTVHTPEQAKYYYDNIPGVMFSAFVKTKKELEGYEKAGVPWSSIMAYVGPENKPENKEMYDLLHARGVMCMISAAPTYDKLKDPEARKQAYQQTFTMGADVLESDLPIEAAAAIQEQLPKASKKAKYFNRSTPAQ; encoded by the coding sequence ATGAAAATCTTTTTCGGTAAGCGTTATGCGAGTGGTTTAGTAGGGGCTATGTTGTTTGCCGGTATGTTTCATCAAACCTATGCCCAGCAAAAAGCACCGCTGCAAACTTTAAAAATTAAAAATACCCGGGAACTACATGACTTTTTTAAGTATACTGGTCAGGATGTACCAATTATTAGCGGGCACCGGGGTGGCACTACCAAAGGTTTTCCCGAAAACTGCATTGCCACTTTTGAAAATACCTTACGCCATACCCCGGCTTTTTTCGAAATAGATCCGCGCCTCACCAAGGACAGTGTGGTAGTATTAATGCACGATGCCACCCTGAACCGGACTACCAACGGCACCGGCAAAGTATCGGATTATACTTGGGCAGAGTTAAAGCAATTTAAATTAAAAGACCCCGAAGGCAACGTAACGGCATACGGCATCCCTACTTTAGACGAAGTAATTACCTGGAGTAAAGGCAAAACCATTATTAACCTGGATAAAAAAGACGTACCCCTGGCTACCACGATGAAAATATTAAAAAAACACAACGCCGCCGCTCACGTGATGCTGACCGTGCACACGCCCGAACAAGCTAAATATTACTATGATAATATACCGGGTGTCATGTTCTCGGCTTTCGTGAAAACAAAAAAAGAACTGGAAGGATACGAAAAAGCCGGCGTGCCTTGGTCGAGTATTATGGCCTACGTAGGGCCGGAAAACAAACCCGAAAACAAAGAAATGTATGATTTGTTGCATGCCCGCGGCGTAATGTGCATGATTTCGGCGGCCCCTACCTACGACAAATTAAAAGATCCCGAAGCCCGCAAACAAGCCTACCAGCAAACCTTTACCATGGGAGCCGATGTGCTGGAATCAGATTTACCTATTGAAGCCGCCGCTGCTATTCAGGAGCAGCTACCTAAAGCCAGTAAAAAAGCGAAATACTTTAACCGGAGTACCCCGGCCCAGTAA